The Glycine soja cultivar W05 chromosome 15, ASM419377v2, whole genome shotgun sequence region atataccttctttttatttaataatgattGTGGGGGGTGTGATGTAGTGTATATACGTTAACAGTCGTTCAAGTTTTGAAGGAATATAGGAAATTTTAAGCTGAATATTTTATTGGTTTGAAAGGTCTATTATATAtgtgtttttttctctctcaaatttGTTGGTTCTTCTTCGAATAACTTAGCTGCGTTACTAATTTCATGAAGATGGGATAAATTTGGACGAACAATTGAAACTACAATTTTAGACCTTAATTTTAACCCCCGGTAATatgtaaactttttttaattttagaaaataaaaattcaagcaTCTTGAATTTCTTCCAAAGTATGAAATTAGGTGGAAGATTCGAGATGAAAACCATGCTTTTAGCTTTTGTTATTACACATAATAATGACCAACATAGTATTTTCGGGTATAGCTTCAGTAAGGAATAAACTGATTTCAATCGTGTTTTTAATGGTTTATGTATTCTTCATATATGTTTTCCCCCCAAATGGTTTATAAAGTTGAACTTAATATATAGTTAGtgtcaattaattattataattttattgtgaggccaaatttattcaaaacttcTTGGGGGTACTCTAAGACTGATAGTTTAACACCCTAATTGGTTGAGACTTAATCTTAAGGACTCCAATATTCGGCCTCTAGAAGTGTTCATGTGCAGTATTGTCCACAAGATGGGGTATGGTGAAGGCTTTAACTGGTTCTCTCAGTACATCAAATAGTGTGCTCCTACTTGTTGATTGATTGTGATCATGTTCATGCAATCTCAATTGCAGATGGACATGAGTACCAGTATATAGACTACAATACTCAAACTGCCCCCTACTCACCCACAAGCTCACGTTGTTTCATGTTTGAGTATGTTCACTctgatttaattatttcaaacatgaaattaagtgtcaaaattaaaattaatcaactaataaaaaaaaataattttttaaccataaataaaaaaaactacacaataaaaataacttttgattGTGAATCAAAATACTACACAACGGAAAATTTCCATTGTTATAAATGAAAGTAGGGGGCGCGGCTTCTAATGATGCAAGAGAAACAAATATCCATTATCTATTAATCacaacaaaaatgtatttttgtcaaggatatttttgttaaataaaatgaaaaaaatttgggGTGAGAATAACGAAAAGGAGCGTGAGAATAATATGAGCTTAGTTATTGTTGCAATTGATCTTCCTAAAGTCCCAAAGACAAAGACAAATCCAAAACTTTATACTAAatgaaataactaaataaatctAAGAAGGCTTGTTATTTAAGTTACAAACTTGATCTTGCATCAGAAACATCCCTCATAGGGAGCTTAATTACACACGGACGATCCATTCAAGACATTAAAGCAATATGAAAGGGTCATGGGTTCAAATCTACACTAGGGAATTTACAGGATCTACTTTCTATACAAAAAGAAGACACCAAGCTATCACTACACACTAGTTTGTTACAGGAGTTGGCTACATCCCAAATATGGGGAAACCTTGTTCTGGAAAAGACACCAAGCTATGTCTTGGGTAACATGTCAACTTCAGAATCAAGGAATTCTTCTAATTCCAGTTCCAGCTGCATAAAGCAGTTcaaaaaagtaaacaaacatgtgaaatgaaataagtttaaacatgtttttagtccctcaaatttGGGTAAGTTTAGTTTTGCTCATTTTATgaatttgagggactaaaaagagcagttttttaattgaaggaccaaaataaaaaatatctcaaatttgagagactaaaaaaatattttagctaatgaaacaaaataaaaacatgagaCATTACATTCGCATGTGTTACTCACCTTTGCTTGATTATGTGTCAGCTTCATCCTTCTATATTCTTCTTGTGCTTTCTTAGAACGGAACATGGCCTGCACACGTATGACAGACCTCTCAATGCGTTCTTCAGCTTGTTTCCGGCCGGTGCGAAAGAAATCCTCCTCTGCAATTGAATCACTTTCCTGCGTCTCCTCCCTGGCAGGATTAACCTGGAGACCACGAAAGCCTTTTCTCTTTAAACGCCAACGCAGGATCACTTTCTCAAGCACCCCAACAGACCATATGATTTTCCGATATTGCTTCCGTGCTTGAAAGCCCCTGAAAGCAGCCTGCATTGAAAACACAGACGATTAATCTTTTCCCGGGTGTAACTTGTGTTATCCACTCAAGCAGTTGGTCTCAATTAAACTTTAGAAAGCAAGCTATGAGTAGACAGGAAAGAAAGTCCACTcctagactcaaaattcaagtgGTATTATACTACACCAACATTCTCTAAAATGTATAAGCCCTATTTCAGATTATGATTTAAGGCTAACCTTTCTTTGCCATGATTTTGGTCAATTTGCTAGCTTCTTACAAACTGGTAAAAAATTATAGTCAACAAACAAATAGTTGACTTGTTAAGTTCAAATATGTGGTCACTAAAAGTGCTTGGATGAGCATGAATGTTCTCATAACTTGTGGCACAGGACACATTATATGTGCTAATTGACATGAATCCACAGTCAATCCATCCAAAAATTGCCTCGAACAAATAACATCATTTTTCATTGTGACATATTTACTCAGGATAGTCAACAAGAACAAAGGATGAGTAGGTCTTACTTGAATTTTGATAGCTTGATGCCGCATGTTGAGAAATTCTCTACGGTACTTCCATGTACGAAATCTATGCTGAATCCGAGCGGCGGCTGTCATCTTTTTTTTTGACTCATAGTTGCGAAAGGCATGTTGAATCCTCATTGCTGCTACTATTTGACGTGCTTCTTCCTCTGGGCTGATAATTTCAACTGCCTTATATCGTAATTTAAATGAATGCTCCCTAAATGCAGCTTGAATCCGTGCTGCAGCCTCGGCAGATATACGGTAAGCTGCCAAAGTCTCCTTAACGTACAGTTGGTCCTCAGTAAGGTTCTCAGCATTTACTGGATCAGTTGAGCTAGTTTCCAGTGAGCCACTGATATTTCCAGCCAAACTCATTTCATTGAACTGCTCAACCAGAGACTTCTCAGAAAGGAAAGCAGCTAAGCCATCACATCCCTTCATATAGGCAAGATCAGCAGCAGTACATCCACCAGGATATTGTGGAGTTGGATCTGTGACCAAGTTTGGCCTTGCCCCACAAGACAACAGAGTTGCAACCATTTTCTCCCTGCAgacacaaattttaaattttaaatcaaataaacaatGAAAAGTTTGTTCATGCTCGTTGctggattaaaaataaatcaaatgcaCACAAGAAAGTATCATATGGAAACTGAAAAGATCATATATTGCCAAATTTGATGGTAAGATCATATATATCATGCTCTGCCTGTTTATCTTTAGTGAAAGGAAACTGGAAAGAACTTGAACAGTGAAATCAagttagaaaatgattttttatttttattttttataactagtCACAAAATGATTTTCAGGTCAATGTGGTTGCAGCTAGGCTAATTGTTCAGGCAAGTGGAGTATCCATGTATCGTACATTCCATAAGATGCTGCCCAATGAAGAGCTGTCCATCCAAATTTGTCACGGAAATCCAGCGACAAGCCCGACCAAGAAAATAAGGAGATTGCCCAACTATATCCTAGCATTGCACACAAATGAATTACACCTTGCCCTTGCGCATCATATTCAGTACTCTTTCTGCCTAAGATAATTCGTTCCAAAAGCCAttcctttaatttgtttttcaatgCAGTTTCAAACAAGGAATCTTTTACTTTTGAAAATGGAATTGTATTGTCATCAATTGACTTCATCAAGTATTGCCAACTTTTGGAGATATATGATGTTTTGAAGGAAAATCTTCTAGCCTCTTTCAGTGCATTCGGTGATACTTTACTTGAGAAAATGTTAAGGCTCGTGTCTGAAGCAAAGAGCAAATGAGCAAGCCTCATCTGAAGTCGAAACTCATTCCAGTTGTATTTCTCTTCCATTGAAGCAGTTGGCTCATGCAAAATAGGAGTACGATACTCAAAATTAACAACTTGGCTGATGGGCTTATGGCCATCAAAGCTCAAATAGAGATTGACCAATCCAGGCGAGTGTGGTGGTACGCAGCACCGGTAAACTCCAACCTGAACAATTTCTACAGGAACACTTACATCACCACAGACACACAGTAGGTTGGACTTTGCAAGGTTTTCATAGTTATTATGAAAATATCCAGTTACCAGGACCTGCAAGAAGTAAAGAGACATTGAATTTTCACTTATAattgccaaaaagaaaaaatggtaGCAAACATATGAATTGATCGCGCTTGTAGCCAGAGTGCTAATGATGCCTActgaaaatgcattttttttacattgcaaAAATTGACAATGTGTGCTCCACGTGGAGTTGTAGGTTTTATAGTTCGAAGCTTTGAAATTCCATAGCCATACTATATTGTCCAAGACTGAATGAAAACGCAGAGAATTTAACTAAGAAACTAAATATTACATTTGGTGCTAAAGGATACAATTATAACAGAAAATAATTGCTAGCAATTAGACATATTAGAAACAAAAGGATACCTTTGTTTTCTCAGTGGAAGATGCCCATGTAGGGGACACCTCAGTGAGATTAAATACTTGTTCTGGCAGAGAAGATTGCAGATTATCTGCCACCAGTGATGAATATGGTACATGAACAGAAGAAATTGATGCTTTAAGAGCTGATTCATCTATGGAACATGGTGTATCCGATATGATGTTCATCCACGTTCCAAAGCTGTCCTGACTTTGCAAGCCTTCGTTGACCAAAGTGCCCAAGGTGTCAACGCCTCCCGATGATATAGGACTATTTTTCAGAAGAATAGCACTATCTGGGAAACTGTAAGGGGCACTATTGCTCCCAGAAACTGGCTGAGTTAAATTACCAAAAGAAGGAATTTCTGCTGAAGGATTACTGGATACCTGGTAACAAAAGCCCTATATAGGTTACAACAGCAGCTATCACAAAGCAAGTATCACGAGAAGAAAGACAGAAAGAAGCAGAAGAACATGAGAATATATTTAAgagatacaaaattttatctatataaaCAATAACCTTTTATGTTTTGTCTATTGATAAGAACGATTTTTCTACCAATTTAAgtgatatataaaatatatttacattttacttATATAAGTGTGAAAGAAATATTATATACCGAGTTCCTAGGACCTTAGTTAATGGGTACAACTGAGTTAAGTCTTAGCCCAAGAGAACACATGAGAACAAGTAATAAGtgccaaaaataaaagaaaagaaaaaacagtgTATAACTTCCTATAATCAACAGAAGAACAATAATTTCAACAGCGAGACAAAACAAGTGCAATTGCAATGCTTAATCCTGAATGCTTGAGCATctacttttataaataaatgatataaacTCTCTTTTGACAGTATTACATACACTTTAAAAAGGATTAgccaaaataacaataaactcATACAGGACTAACAACAAGGGGATGAAACTTTTTTTGGCTGTGTGCAGCTTGCTCTTTGGTATGTCTGATTGAAAAAGAATGCCTGCATTTTACCCCTAAATGTGCTTTGAATATGCTGGTGTTATTGGCCTTTCTTTGGCATGCTTCTCAAGGCTGTTTCAAGGGAGTTTTCATTTCCCGTACACGAAGATTGGTAGGCCACATTCTTTAATCTTTCTTTTCCCTCTCTTTTTATTTCAAAGAATATCTAACCCTCCCCATAGCTGTGCTTTACTTATTTATTCtcctattaaatttatttttctatctaaaagaaattcaaaggactaatggTCCCTTAAAACCTTCcacaaaacataaatgaaaaattacaacACAGCTTAATAAAGAACACAAATGaaagaaagacaatataatCTTACATTGCCAAATCTTCCACTCAGTAAACTTTGATTTTCTTGAAATGAATATGGGACGTTGCCTGGCAAAAGtaaatttaacatataaaatattaaggtTCTTTCCCAACAAGCAAAGGGTCCTGTTAAAGAGCAAACAATTACCTCCATTAGATGTAGTAGAAGTGTTGACATTTGGAACCACTAGGTCATCCCATTCAAGTGTATTAATCTCATGAAGCCTCTGCTCATGACTTTTGGCAGTTAAATTGTCATTAAGCTCTGTTTatctccaaaaaaagaaaaaagggatgAGGATATATATACCTAGTCAAGGAAAGATAGCAACAGTATGTATGACAGCAACAATAGAAACCATATATATAGGATCATTAGATCATATCCAACTAAtaaaaaggcttttatttatGGTTTCCTTTGGAAAGATGGGCTTAAGACAAAAATGGTGGGAGTCGGAggaataaaaatttgcaatgtaTAAAAAGACATGCACGTTgcacatgttcttttatttaattatcttaaCTAATTATCCTGCTTTTTTTCCCCTAACAAGCACTTACCATCTTCTAAATATAAGATgccaatattaaaaagaaatgtaAGAAGCCTTTCATATTGATAGCCTCAAGAATATAACTTGTAAGAACATAGACTGAAATCATCTAAAAGTTATTTCTCACCAACAGCATAAGCACTGTTCACCCCAGAATCCAAGTCTTCTGATGGAATCCAAGATGCAGCTGGATCAGAGGCagaacttgaatttgaatttacgGGTGTAGCAGGAGAACCTTGCAATTGTAACTGTAGCATAAACCACCACCTAACAAAGGTTAGAGAGccaaattttattcaataaccaGTTCAAATGGTAAATCATAAAAGACACTGATAGAGAGGGAAATAGATGGGAAAGGTGTATGTTAGAAAATACCCTTGGAAGAGTTAGAGAGCTGTCAGTTGTAGGACAGCTAAGATAactgttagttagttagttataacCAATTGTGGTTAGAGAAGAGGCTATAAATAGCTGTGGGAGGGGTTAGTTAGGGGTTGAACAGAAAGTGATAGGAGAATGGGAGGCTGATGAGACCTCAAATCCATCAGAGTGTGTAATTACTGCATTCTAATTCGAATAAAACAATTTCACCTTTTCTGGTCCAGTTCTATCAGACACATATCCAACACTGGGAGTCATGGAAAGGCTCCTCTAAGTAAGGGTGTATCCAccctttgatttaatttaaattacagtGTGATTTTAACTCACTAAAATTTAAGGGTGGATACACCCCTTGCTCACTTTAGACACAAATTCCCTTTAGAGGAGCTTTATTGAGATGCCTTGCATTAGTACCAGCGAAGTTCATGCAGAGaataaatttcatttccaaCCAGACCATTTTAAAAACATGGTTGGTGTGAGACATTATTCTTATAGACAATTTCTGCGCATCCAGAAACACTCAAATGATCAGGCCAACTTGATGTACGCTCTGCTACCAACTTGAAACAGAAACAAGGAACAACTTTTTGACTGAAAAGCTTCCTTAGGAGAGAGTCTCCCAGCCTTATCATATATATAGAAATTTTGTACGAAGGCTCAAAGAGGTTTCCCATAACCAGGGAAAGAATATTACAAGATCTACAAGATATTCGGTAATATTATCACAATTTCAACAATACAAACTCACCATAATCTCtacaataaactaaaaatataaggtTTTTCTATCATGCAAAGCAACATGCAAATAGGAAATCTTAGTCATCATTTGGATATGAAGTTAAATGTTGTAGAGGAataaggaagaaagaaagggatTAACACAACCTCTTGTGTGTCACGATAATGAACAAGGACTATGTGCTCCAGATTCCTGAATAAAATCATAACATTAGTAAGTCAAGTTCCTATTagcaaacttatttttattctctgTTTAACAAAAATTCAGGAAATGTATAACCCTTGTTACTAACTCAGTTCACAAATACAGACATGCATGATATATTGGAATTGGGAACCTAAAGTCCAGCAAAACATACTTATCAAGCAACCAATAACATCTACGAACAAAGGTTGGGTTATCTTGGCCATGTGCATAATATACGTGGATCCTTTCTTCATTGCCAACCTGATTGATGatggaaaaaataatagtaGGAATCAAACATTGGAATCACATAACAAAAACTGTAGGAAGAGAAGttgataatagaaaatataGTGTAATAAGGTGACAAGATTGAAgagaaaacataatttattccTCAAATGTCACCAAGaaagaatgataaaatataactaaatatttTACAACTATAGATGTACAAAGCATAGAGAATGTGTGATACAAACCTAGCAGTACCCAATTACTGAATTAATACTCCTAAATCTAACATAAATCATGTCTAAATCGACAGAATGTCAAAACTCCGAAGTCCAACAACAAATTACCACTCGCAGCTCATTGAAGAAAGCACATTGAATTAAAGATGGTGTAATAAAACTAGTAAAATGCATAACTGAGCTTTAGAAAGCTCCCAGTGTTTTAATATTTAACCTATTTTAGTATCAAGGTGGCAGGTCATTCAAACCTATAATCACATGAAAACAATCCAAACATCTCACCACTGACCCAATTCTAGAGGCTTATTTCAATATTTAACCCAAATACTCATGAGGCCACTTGATATACTCCATCATATTCATGTCACAATATTTTATTCCCTTCATCTCGCCAAAAACACTCTACATTGATCAGCTGATGCCATTGGCCACTCTAAACAACCAAAGATTCagtaaaactattttgaaagtTCAATTAAACAGGATCAGGGAAGGCACAACAAACCATCAGAGACTATTAAAAAAGACCAATTTTACTATAGTAGGCAAAACCATTAGAAGACCAAATTCAATATAGGACAAACCATTAAAACTCCCTAGATACATCTTCAATAAACTACATTCAATGGGGTACTTGCTAGCACAACTTCAAATAAACGcccacaaaaattaaaatcctCACTTTTAAGTGTTCATGGGCTTCTTTGACAGTTTTCCCATCGGTTTTCTTTTTCCAATTGTGCCCATCTTTTCTGAAGTTCCTAAGCATCTTGCGGTCAAATAGTACAATAGTACCACCTGTTttacaaacaaaattataatataacatTATCACTGATGATTGGAATCCTGTTGGACATCATATAATTCTCAATAATTCAAACAATTTGTTAGTTAGATgcaaaaatattactttaattaaaattccatTTAATAGATCTACGAAGGAATAATGCCAGAAATCAATCATAGAGGTTTTATAGCATATAAACTTGAACAATGCATaaatttgtgtataaaactttttcttctttttatgtattttactttttgttaagacATGCTTCAACAAGAACTGAAGGATCTACATGTTTACAATAATAATACCGTCTGCAAAACATGAAATGCTCAGaagcaacaaaatcaaaatgtttcatGGAAATTAAGAAATAGAAGTTGAAAGAGATGAGAACAAAGTTGATGAGAAATGATCTATTTGACAATGCATATCTAATTTACAACATCAAGTTGCTGTTAATAGCAGCATGTGATTACTTTTGGGCAAATTCACTGGCTTGACATTGATCTTGAAATATTTGTGATTACAGAGTATGGCATGGATCTCATTGGGACGAAGCCATCTGCTTTTTGCTTCCTCCATAGTATTACTAACATCCAAATCTGGGCCACATAAGAAATTACtttagaaaaacaaatcagcAGTTATGATTAATATGCATTGACCATTGACCACATAATTGGTAGTAGTAATAATACCTGCAGTTGGAAGCAAATAGCAAAGAAATACATAGCAAATATAAACCCCATATTGAAAAGTACAATTTTCTATTCCATATTGAACCAAAAGTTAAAGCCACACTTTCACATCTTGAGATTTTAATCTTTTGCTTCCTTGAACTATTTCACATCCTAACAAAAGCCGATATTTATATGTAAGTTGGACATCTCAGCTGGTTTACTGAGCCTTGGGATCAATCCTTGTAAAGTCACTAACCTTCTAAGTTCTATCTACATGCTGCGACATTTTGTTTGAACATATTGCAGAGTTcacaaaatcaatatattttgcAATCACAAGTGTCTAAGATACTAACAAGTAACATTTACTAAATCTTATGCATAATACAGGAAATGATTTTACTAGTAGGTTTTAACTAAGATGCTTAAGTAGATTTTAACTTATGGAAGAAGCTTGAttcattttgtgttttatttgCTTCTCCTATATAAGCATTTATCGAGAAATTTTATCCACACACAGTCTATCTAATATAAGGAAACAACACAATAAAATTGGGGAGTTGTCATGGTACCCTGCTTTTGACCTCAGTACCAATACCCTTAACCTTAATTAAGTTCTCAAAGAATGATTTCTAGTTGCTTCTCCCAAAACAGTTTGAACTTAATCAAGTTTAAACAACAACCAATACCAGAACAATCTTTAAAACCCCAAATTCCCTTATTTTCTccaagaaaacacaaagagaagtTTACACTTGATCAAGGAGAAACAATCCACAACCAAAACCAACCACACTTTCTTTCTTCACTCCAACCTTGCATTGAAAATCACACACAATCATCTCTAGGAGCCAAAAACCAGCTACACATGAGACCAAACAACAACTTACACACACAATTCAAACTTGATCACCCccctcccaaaaaaaaaaaaaaaaaaacaagagggaACTTCTCAAAATTGAAACTTAGTTAAAATTGAGGTTCAACCAAATATGAGCACAAACCAAATAGAGAGGTAAGAGAGGAAGAAGGCAAGTACCCTCCAACGTGTGAAAGCCATGTATCTCTGCACTCACAAGCTGCCCCGTTAAGTTGTGTGACATCATCACAACAAAAGAAACTTTCCCAACAGCTTCTTCTCTTAGCACAAAACTAACAATTGCAGCACCGACAACCTTGGCAAGAAGTCAGATAATATACAGAATCAGATAACTAGTTGTGAACTGAAGagagaacaaaaaaagaaaaaaaacaagtcaAAAGTCAAATgcgaagagagaaaaaggtAGAAATTTTACCTGATTCCGGAGATTGGAAGAAAGAGAAACGGTAAGTCGGAACTGAATAATGTCACTCAGGTCTCCTCTgttgctttttctttcttcacttACTATTTtcgaattattttcttttttttaataaaaatattctcgCCTTCTAAATTTCTTTCATTGGCTTCTCTCATATATGATtgattttagaaagaaaaaaaaagtaaaagagaaaaagggtttttttctttatgggcggaaaaagttgaaagaaaaaaaatataaatataaataatccaTTATTCCATCCAATTTTAGAGGGAACATCATCAAATTACAGTGTTACTTAACCGTAGCACTCCTATtatctcatttttcttattcattggaatacaaaataatattaaatttataataacttatgtatttatttaactaattaagTTAAATTCTTTGACAGATTTCTTAagtattatttcattttaagaatttatattacacattttttatttccttgaaaagaatgaaaattttatattcataCGATAATGACagttgtttttttaatacaactcctcacttttcctttattttaatttatcttttttaatatttttatttttaaattgaaattaatgtaaaatattctAGAAAATAACAAATGACTACTAAATATTCAATGAGGGGTCGAAGATTATTACAGTACAAATCGGCAAAGCCAAGAAAAACGGTGCCATGTTATCGTCATCAAATCATTATGTCGCATGCAAATGcattttttgatat contains the following coding sequences:
- the LOC114388003 gene encoding calmodulin-binding transcription activator 5-like gives rise to the protein MMSHNLTGQLVSAEIHGFHTLEDLDVSNTMEEAKSRWLRPNEIHAILCNHKYFKINVKPVNLPKSGTIVLFDRKMLRNFRKDGHNWKKKTDGKTVKEAHEHLKVGNEERIHVYYAHGQDNPTFVRRCYWLLDKNLEHIVLVHYRDTQELQLQGSPATPVNSNSSSASDPAASWIPSEDLDSGVNSAYAVELNDNLTAKSHEQRLHEINTLEWDDLVVPNVNTSTTSNGGNVPYSFQENQSLLSGRFGNVSSNPSAEIPSFGNLTQPVSGSNSAPYSFPDSAILLKNSPISSGGVDTLGTLVNEGLQSQDSFGTWMNIISDTPCSIDESALKASISSVHVPYSSLVADNLQSSLPEQVFNLTEVSPTWASSTEKTKVLVTGYFHNNYENLAKSNLLCVCGDVSVPVEIVQVGVYRCCVPPHSPGLVNLYLSFDGHKPISQVVNFEYRTPILHEPTASMEEKYNWNEFRLQMRLAHLLFASDTSLNIFSSKVSPNALKEARRFSFKTSYISKSWQYLMKSIDDNTIPFSKVKDSLFETALKNKLKEWLLERIILGRKSTEYDAQGQGVIHLCAMLGYSWAISLFSWSGLSLDFRDKFGWTALHWAASYGMEKMVATLLSCGARPNLVTDPTPQYPGGCTAADLAYMKGCDGLAAFLSEKSLVEQFNEMSLAGNISGSLETSSTDPVNAENLTEDQLYVKETLAAYRISAEAAARIQAAFREHSFKLRYKAVEIISPEEEARQIVAAMRIQHAFRNYESKKKMTAAARIQHRFRTWKYRREFLNMRHQAIKIQAAFRGFQARKQYRKIIWSVGVLEKVILRWRLKRKGFRGLQVNPAREETQESDSIAEEDFFRTGRKQAEERIERSVIRVQAMFRSKKAQEEYRRMKLTHNQAKLELELEEFLDSEVDMLPKT